Proteins from a genomic interval of Candidatus Rokuibacteriota bacterium:
- a CDS encoding DUF2116 family Zn-ribbon domain-containing protein, with the protein MLGSRRCPVCQEAPIHAGQEVCSGKCRAARSRQRKAQARTARDQALVAALDQAEALHQRAAEILQGVRRRLGEEA; encoded by the coding sequence GTGCTAGGCTCCCGGCGATGCCCGGTCTGCCAGGAGGCGCCCATCCACGCCGGGCAGGAGGTCTGCTCCGGGAAATGTCGGGCCGCCCGGAGCCGACAGCGGAAGGCGCAGGCCCGGACGGCCCGGGACCAGGCGCTCGTGGCCGCCCTGGACCAGGCCGAGGCGCTGCATCAGCGGGCTGCGGAGATCCTCCAGGGCGTGCGGCGGCGGCTGGGGGAGGAGGCATGA
- a CDS encoding helix-turn-helix transcriptional regulator, with amino-acid sequence MRIKRLRTDRGLSQAALAKKLGISRVHLANIEAPDDAPHHRTPSLALLEKLSKALRTPLADLMK; translated from the coding sequence ATGAGGATCAAACGTCTTCGCACGGATCGGGGCTTGAGCCAGGCGGCGCTGGCGAAGAAGCTCGGCATTAGCCGCGTGCATCTGGCCAACATCGAAGCGCCCGACGACGCTCCGCATCACCGGACGCCGTCGCTCGCGCTCCTCGAGAAACTGTCGAAGGCGCTCCGCACGCCCCTGGCCGACCTGATGAAGTGA